CTGCCAGGCCCCGGATCACGGTGATGGGATTTCGAGGGTCTGTACAGAACTGCAGCAGCACCGGCGAGAAGGCATCCCGTTTACTCTCCAGCTGCAGGACAACCAGGAGACAGGGCTGAGGTCAGAGCCCCGTCCCAGGCTCAGGGCCCCCCAACAGTTCCAACACTGTCCTAGAACCCTCAGGCAGGGGCGGTTCTGAACACGCAGGGCACTCATACATAGATGCTGGGTGTGGGCGGGTTCAGTTTTTCCCGGGGCAGCTTCTCCTCCGAGTTGATCTTCGGTTTCACAGACTGGGCAGGGGAAAGGTAGGACTCTCGAAACTTCCCTTTCACCTTGGCATTCCTGTAGAAGGACAGTGAGATGAGAACAGGAATATCAGagtgctgggggaagggagtcTCCCACAGGGCCAGGCCAGCAGCCTCAGCGGTGACAGCCCCCCCCACTCACTTGCTGGCCCTCACGACGTCGGCAGCACAGTGGCTGATGGTGAGGTCTGCCATCCGCAGCCTCCGCTCTTCCACCTCCGAGGCAATGAAGGTCTCCTTGTCACCACTTTCTACTTTGATGAGCCGGATCTTCAGCTCCTTGGGGGGCCCTTCACTAAGTGAGCGCAGCTTCAGCATGTCAGCCCGGCTGACACCCAGTGGCCCCGGAGCTTCCTCCCGAGCCTTCTTCCCAGGGACAGGGGCTGCCGGGGGTGTGGGctggacagagggtgcaggagctGGCGGAGGGCCCGGAGCTACGGGCGGCTTGGCCTTGGAGGCCCCGCCCAGATCCGGCCGGGCCTTCTCACGACCCTGGATCTCCTCGCTCTGCAGGTCCAGGTTCCCCAGCACTCGGCGGCTCTTTTCTTTGGGGgccttggccttggccttggcccTGCCCTCCCGGGGCCGCCGACCCACACTGTCCTTACAGGCCCGCCGGTGCCGCCGGTGCTCCTTCTGCCGCCTCTTGCTGCTCCCTGGTCGTGCTGCGGCCGCCACCCCACCGCTCTCCTCCTTGGCCTGAGCTGGGGGCTGCAGTCGCTCAGTCCCGCTGTCCGCTCGATCTGCCGTGTCCACTGGGTCGGCCGGGTCTGCGGTGCTCCGGCCCACCCGCTCCACAAGGGTCTCACAGGCCCGACTTATCTCTTCTAGCACCTCAGACTCAGAACGAGCAGGGGGCAGcggcaggggtgggggcgggggtgcgGGGGTCATGGGGCCCGGGGCTGGCTCTTCGCCCGCCCTGCGCTCCCGGGCCCAGGGCCCGCCTGAGGTAGAGAACTGAGATGACGAGGAAGCGGAGGGCTGTGGGGAGCCCTGGGCGCTCGGGGCCGCGGAGGTGGGCGGTGGGGCGGTAGCACCTGAAGAGGAACCGGGGGAATACTGAGTGGTGGGCAAGGGCCCAGGCCGGGTGGGAACAGCTGCTCCAGTCCCCCGGTAACAGTACTTTTGTCCTTCCAGCACGGAAGCCAAGGACTTGAGCAGGTTGGCCGGGCTGGCTGGTGGGGCTCGCGCAGTTGGCGGTGGCTGGGGTGGTGGCGGGAACTTGGCTAGAGGCGGCGGTGGTGGCAGGGCTGGTGGTggcttcttctcctcttcctgggtGGCCGGGGTGGTGGCGGCGGTGGCAGCAGTGGTGGCTGGGGCTGTGTCAGTGGGGAATGGAGGCTGCAGAGATGTAAAGGGCTCCTTCAGAGGAGGCGGGGGGACCACGCCTGCCTCGTGTCGTTGCTGCTCCTCCTCCTTGCGAATGGATTCATCCAGCATCTTCATGATGTTGGCCAGCCCATCAGGTAGGATCTTGAATTCAGCTGGCTCCTCAAACTGGTCCTCCAGTGGGGTAGGGGGGAAGTCAAAGAGTCGAGGGCCTCGGGCAGGCAGCTCCCCAACCCTGGGCGGCACAGGCTGGGGGGCTTTATTCAGGGGGCCTGGGGATGGCCCCGGCCCCCCCTCGGGGGTCTTTGGGAAGGAGACCCTGGGCCGAGGGCTCTCCGGGTGCCTGAAGCTTCCTGAGGTATTCTGGTGgcaagaggagggaggggctggaggcaggGCAAGAGTCAGGGGTGCAAGAGGTGGGTGCTGGGGGCTCAATGTTGggctgggggggcggggaagggggtcCATACTTCTGGCCAAATAGGAAGGTGTAGGGAAGGACACAGGCCCAGTAGGGCTGCTGCTGTGGCTGCCActgttgctgctgctggtggTTGGGGGAGCGGGAGGGGTGTGCGAATCCTGAGTGCCCACAGAAAAGCGGGGGGCCGGAGGTCCCAAGAAGCCCTcgcggtgggggaggggtggcgggggagggcgggggcgTCCCTCAGCCCCGAAGAAGAGCTCGTCTAAGATCTCTCCATCCTCACGGGCTGCTCGGCAGGCTGGGCCCTTCAGCCAGGCAGGGGGGGGTGGAGGGCGTAAGAGGCGGGgacaagggggaggaggaggtgaggaggggcCGGGTGGCAGGGACAGGTGGGGAGTGGCAGCGGGAGCCGCCAGGAATGGTTTCCGACTACTGTGTGCTGAGGGCCCAAGGCGGCCTTGGTGAGAGGAGACCTCCAGCGCGGGAGTTTGGTAATGGTCAGCACCGGGCTGCAAGTGTAGGACGGCGGTGGTCAGAGGGCTGCTCCAGCCACCCTAGACCGGCTCCACTCATCCCCCCCACCGCTCCGCCCACCACCTGCAGTTGTCACTCACAATGCCTGGGCTCGGCTCCACGCCTCGGAGACCAgggttgctgctgctgctactgctgctggtggtggtgcCGGGGGGGCCAGGGGGCCGGGAAGGGGCGTAAGGCACGCAGGCGGTGGTTGCTGCTGGTGAAACGCTGGAGTCCATCCGCGACCTCTGAACTCTGCTCTCTCTAAGGTCACTTCCAGGGGGACGGGTGGCAGGCGGGCAGCCATGGCTCTCTgctcctggggggcgggggcctGGGGGTGCAGCCGGGACCAGCCGGTGGCCGGGGGGGTGCACAGGGTAGGCCGGAGCTGGGTATGGATATGGGTGAGGCAGCGAGTGCCGCTGCTCCTGTGGGCGAGAAAGGAGGACACTGCGTGAGGAACGAAGAACACAGGGGCTGGAGATAAGAGGTGAGGGGGCCACAGAGAGGTGCTCACCTGGCGCTCTGGGGGTGCTGAACCCTTGCGCTCGGGGCCCCATGCATCTCCATGCGGGGTACTCCACAGCCCTGGCTTGGTCAGCTGGAATGGAGGGCTGGTGGCTAGGCCAggcgggggtggggctgggggcaatGGTGGCGGAGGCAGCGGCAGCCCTGGGGGAAGGCCAGTCTGGAAGAAAACAGAGTGTGAGAGTCCCACTCCTCGCCCCAGCCTGCCCACTCGCTGCTGGCCCGCCCACATACAATCATACCTGCTCAGAGTTGCAGCCTCTCCTGCGTTTGCCTCCAGGGCTGAGGCCCTCCTCCCCCGAGGGGCCTGAGAGTGCTGCAGGAGGCATAGGCTGCACCACCGGGGGTTCGGCGGCTCGCTTCACCGGGGGACCCCCCCGCTTGGCCCCATAGTTCCGTTTGTGCTGAGGACGGAAACAGAGAGAATGGCTCCGGTGCAGACCTGGCCCGGCCCTCCTCCCTAGCCCGCCCAGTCCCAGCCTCACCTCAAGGTGCAACAAGTTCCACACTTGCTCCAGGGGAGGCAGAACCTTGGGTCGGTGCTGGCAGGAGGCGGCATGAAAGTTCCAAAGctgggcctgaggaggtgggggaagagtgCAGAGCACAGGGCAGAGGCAGACGTAAGACGAGGGCACTGAGTCAGAACGCACAATCCTAGCCCCCTGTGTCCTGCCTCATCCCACCTGCTGTAGTCGGCCGACGCGGGGCCCCAGCTCAGCCAAGCTTCCTCCGTATCGAAGGGCGCTGTGGTAGCAGCGTACAGCCTCCTCACTGTCGTGCTCTGACTCGTACAGCTGCCCAAGCTGCTCCCACAGCCCCGGCTGGGCCGGCTCCCGGAGCAATGCCTGCACACAGCCATGCAGGGATTCCAGCTTCCCATGGAGGGGTCTTGGGGTGGGTGTCCTACAGAGCAGAAGGGGGGGAGGTGGCAAGGCTTGGCGAACTCTTTTAAGGCCCCAGCCTTACCTCCCATCCCCAGCACCTTTCAATCCTCACTCACCCTGGAGCATAATACGGTTTGTTGGGGTGGCCAGAGCTACTGCCGTGTGAAGGAGGTAGGGGAGCAGGGAGTGGGGGCTGCCCGATGCTGGCAGAGCACCTGGAGAGAGAAGGGCTCTGTTAATGTACAGCAAGCTGGAAGTCTTGTCCCTACCTAGGAAGGAGGGGACTGAGGAAACAAGAGAAAGCAGCTGAGGACTGCACTGAGGCCCACGGGATGGCAGAAATGAGAGACTGAGGAGCAGAGATGGGAAGAGGAGTGcctggaggcagagagacagaccAAGTTCTCACCTGCCTCCAGGCAGCCATGCGCTCCGAGGAGGGGGATGGGGCGGGCAGGAGCTCCAGGCCCCAGCACAGCTCAAGCCCCCAAGGGCAAAGGCTTCCCGTGCAGCGCGGGCCCCTGCAGGGTCCACTGCCCGATGCATCCAGCCTGTGTCAAGGAGAAGAGATTATGATCCTACTGGGAACAGAGACTGAGCTGTCAGGGTACACACAGCCGACGCGGCCCCAGTCTTCCCTTACCAGGTCAGCAGTGGCCCCAGAGATCGGGCAcggccccctgccccagctcctTGGGGCGATGGTCCGGCTCCAGCCGCTCTGACAGGAGTGCCCACTGCCCCCAGATGGTCGCCCAGGGCCTTTCACAGCCAATTCTAcggagaggagggggaaaggagtAAGGTGAGCGGGCCAGCACACAGTCGGGGCCGCAGGctaggctgggctgggctgggctgggctggcctggCTGTGGCGCCCACAGGTCTGTGATCTGCGCAAGGCTGGCTATCCCTGAGGAGCGGCCCACCCGGCCTAAGGAGCCTCAGGGGAGTGGGGGCAGCGGGAGGGCCAGTCGGTGCGATGGGGTGGCTGCGCTGCTAGGCTTCCAGCAGGGAGCCCCGCGGGCCGAGCTGCAGCGCTGCGGCCGCTTACCCGGCCTCCGTGGGAGCTTTCTCTCCCGGCGTCGGCGAGCTCCGGAGACCTGACCAATCACAGGACTTCCTCTCTCCCCAGAAAACCAATCATCACCCGTGTCTCCGCCTCAGTAACAGCCTGGCCGGGACCAATAGGAGCGAGGTTAGCCCGGCCGCTGCCGGGGGAGGAGGGGCGGCGGAGCCGGTCTGACAGGCTCTGCCCGGGGTGACCCCGACGTGACCCCGCGGCTCCCACCTAGGGTCTCCATCTCCAAGCTGACACTAGGCCGGTCGAGGCAAGCGGAGCCTGAAACCCGTGCGGGTGAAGGCGGCGGGTCGCACGTTCGGGCCGACCTGGGGCATGGAGCTACCCGCAAGTCCCACGCGCCCACAGAGCCGCCGGTGGTCCGCGCTAGACCGCCCGAAACGCCCCCTACCCCGCCGCCTAACACCGACGGACAGCAGACGGATGCACAACGCCGACACAGGTGGCGCTCCCCCTCCTCACTTCACCTCGCCCAGTGCCTGACCTCCCCACCCCCTAGGAACTGTTTAGGGCTGGCCACTCACGGCGACTTCTAAGGCACCCAAACCTGCCCGCGCCGCGATCTGAGCGCTCCACCCACCACGCCTGACCCCCATCCCAAACCATGGTCAAGCCCCCAGTTTCATACCCAGTTCCTTCAGCTCCTCCACTTCTCCTGGTTCTGTAGGCCTTCAATACCAACCGACCCCCAAAACCAAAACCGTCCTCTAATCCCCCAACTTCTGAGAAGTCGCGCACAGCGGTCCCGAGTGGCCCCTCTCGCGTGGCTCCCGTATCCTCTATGCCCTTCCCCGCCGGGGCCACGCGGCTCCCCACGGCCCACGTGGCCCCCGCCCCCCAAGGGAGGGGGGATTTCGGGGGTTGCCCGTGACGTGGCTACTTGCGCAGCGGAAGCGGCGTGTGTAAGAGTACGGGGGGGGGGGTCCttcgggagggaggaaggagggaggaaggaggagggcggGGCCCGCCCGGCGGTGACATCACCCTTGTCCCACTCTCACCGCCCACTCCCTTAAAGAACCCAGAACCCGTTTCACTTCCTCCTtcaccccccccaaccccttcccgTCGGTGCTGGCTCGACCCACGACGGGAGCAGCGCTCCCCTTCCTGGGCACCTTCCCTTTAGCCCCAGTTCTTCCTTCTCGCCTCTCTGAGCCCAGGATCTCGGTCCCCGCGCGTCCTGCTCGCCTACCCCGCGTCCCCGCAGGTAGGAAGCCGGCTCCGCTCCCGGGATCGGTCCATTGAGAGTCTAGAGTACAAAGAGCTGCGAGAGGCGAGTGTAGAGTACAaagcggcgggggcggggccagcgCTCCAGCTGGAGCTAGCGCCGGGCAGGAAGCCGGGGGAGAACGCGCGACGAGGGGCTGGGGGCGGCTGGAAAGTTCGCCTTCGCCGAGAGAAGTCTGAGCTGTGGGGAAATTTCCACCCAGCCCACAAGGGCATTCGGGTTTCTGGTGAAAACAGTCCTCGATCTGCAGGGTAAGGTCGTCTGTTTGCACGCAAGCGCTTGGACCCTACAGGTCCCGGCGTGCCACTCCCCGGCGAGCCCTAGTAGGCGCTTGGGCTCTGCGGACCCTCTCCGCGGTTCACGCGGAGTTTCGGTCAGAACTCTCTCTCCTCACCATACAGCCTTTATGTCAGTTACCGAGCCCTGGGCCAAGCACAGCGCTTAACTGCGGTCAAGCATAGCCCTGGCCGGTTGCCCCCACCTAAGTCCCGGGACCCATGGACCAGACATGGGAAAACGGGGAACCCGGGGTCCAGATATCAGAGGAACAGATCCCCGATTGGGAAGTGGTGCCGAGGGCGCTGCCAGTTACCAGGAAATGCAGCTTCCCCTTCTGCGATGATGACACTTCCCCTCTACCACTTCCCCTTTCCCACGGGGAACTGACTCAGCTTTCCCTAAAACAGCGAGTCCCGTCGGCCAGCCCCTTTCCACCTCTATCCCCTACGCCGGTACTCGGAATACAGCAGCCCTCACTTGAGAACAAAAACTTCCTGTACACTAAACACACACTCACTCTCGCCAACCACCTCGGATCCTTGTCCCCACCAGGGACCCAGGCGCCTGACTTCCCATCCGCCTCCTGTACAAAGCCCTCCCTCGGGGTCTGATTcaggcttggggtgggggagcaTGAGTCACCCAGAAAACCTTCCCCTATTCCCACTGACTCAGCCCCCGCCTCCctgaacacacacagacacacacagtcaGAGGCAGACACAACTCAGCCCACACACCGCTCCCCACCGGTCCCGCGGAATTTCCCCTCTCGTCTTCCCCCATGACGGCCCCTCCCCGCGCCGGGCAGCCCCGACGCCGCGGTCACACCTGTTCCCCAGGCGCCAGCAGCCGGCTCGCGGTCCACTCTCACCTCCACTCTCGCTTTGGGGCAGGAATAGCCCTCCCCGACTCTTGGCGTCCGTACTAACCCAGGGGAGGGGACAATCACCGGCAGGCACAAAGACAGACACCCAAAGACTCCTCAAAGACAGATGAGAGGTAGACGCACACGGCCAAAGAGGACGGCATACTTCTGGGGCAGGCATTCCAGCCTCTCCAGTCGGACCCACAGTACTGGGAGTCAGCCGCTCAGAAAGGGTTAATTCTTCTCCTGCCGAGGCCACGCCCTCTCCATCCGGGCACTCCCGGCTAAGCCCAGCTCCGCCCCCTCCATCCGGGCTCTGGACTCGGGGACTTTAACCGGCCCCCTCCCCCTAGCGCCCCGAGAGGGACCCACTCTATCAAACACACCCACTTAACTCTCTCTGGGCTCCAGGCCGGAGGAGCCCCTCCGCACACCGCTCCCGCCGCGCGGGATGAGGGTCCAGACGTGAGCACGCAGATTCACGTGCCGGCCAAAGACAAGACCCCGCAATTAGGGTATTACCGAGCAGGGAGTTAGCAGGCACGCGGCACGCGCGAGGAGGTGGGGCCGGCCCGGAACCCCGCCGCGTCCCGCTCCCTGTCAGGCTCCGTTCTGCCTGGTGGAAGCGAGGGGTTACAGCTCGCTTCttacctgggggagggggaggcgtaGGGGAGGGCCGCCGGCTGGGGCTCCGCTCTGACTCAGCCACCCCGGGCAGGCCGCCCGCTCGGGATTCCCTTCCCCAGCCTTCCCTCGCTGctggcccctccccgccccccaccgagAAGTGACAGTGCCGGCCCTGGCCCGCTATGTGTCACTGCGAGCCTTGTGTCTGCCTCTGACTGGACCGCTGTGTTCACCAGTCTCTCTGACAAGGTCGGCTGTGTATGAGTCCCGGTGTCTGTCTCCGTGTGCACCTGCATATCTGCTCATCTTGTCTCCATCAGTGCCTGTGTCTGATGCGTTCCTGTCATTATGCCTGTCTACACGACTCCGAGGGGCTgtctctgtctgtgtgtctgcctGGCTCCTGTCTCGGTCTTTTGTCTGGGACTGCCTCTGCATCACTTGCCGTGATCACGTGTGTCTCTCTGCACATGCCCTTCTGTGTTTGCCTTCATGTTCCTGAACAGAGTCAGGGAAACACTGGAGCAGGCTGACCCGGCAGACTCCTCGCCCCACTCCCCTGAATCCTGATGTCTTACTGGATCAGTGATCCTTCTGTTTGAGTCAAGCATTTGGAGGTCTGGGTGCCTTCATTTAAGTTCTGTCCTATTCCTCAGCATCCTCACTTATCCTCACAGCTCCCTGTGGCTCCCATTGTGATGGTAATTGCTAGCATTTAGTGAATACTTATaacatgccaggtactgtgttaagcactttatatacattttaaaaaactcctCTCCAGAACCTGACCTAGtactaccccattttacagatgaggtaattgaggctcagagaggttatataaCTCTGTCAAGGTCATTCCACAAGAGAGAGTAAGAGCTAGGCTTCTTTCCAGAGCCTTATTCTTACCACTCTTCTATAATGCCTCTGTACTATTCTCTGTTGGTTTTATCCTCACAGGACATTTCCTAGGTCAGCCTGCCCCTCAGCTCTCCCCCACAGTACCATCCCAAATGTCTTATGTCTCTAGAGAAGGTGTAGGTAGGAGGCTGTGCAGCATTTCTCAGAAGCCATTGGTTTCTTGGCCCTGAAGCTCATTCAGTTAacacattcattcaacacaaTTCCACTGAGGCACCCCAATGTGCAAAACATCTCGCCAAATAGTGAGAGATACATAGAAGAAAACAGTCCCACTCAAAACTTAGTGAGAAGTGGAGAAGAGCAACACACACTCAGAGAACTTAAGTCTCTGGCTTAGGTACCCTCTTTTCTCCTACAGAAGAATGGGGGATGGGATGGAGCAGGGCCTTAGGCAGAGAAGtggcagaaagagagagggaagcacAAGAGGAGTAAGATTTAGGATGTATGGGGCAAATGCTGTGGTGCAGTAGGGAGAGGGAGGAACCGAAGGGATCTGGAAGGGTGGGAATGCCAAGACTGCCATGGCAACGGCAGGTTTTTGTGACAATGGCCTCCAGTATCTCTCCAAATCAGTTCCCGATCACCCTCCATAAGCCAGGCTGTTCAACAACTATTACAGGGGCAAAGCCCTCctcattccaaaaaaaaatcttatctctACTTTCTGGCCTGCAAACTCCAGGTTAATTCAATTTAGTAACTGAGTTGTAGcactggtggggagggggaagggggggtgatTTTTTGGTGGTAGTTGAGAGGCTGGTGAAGTACAGGGATGAACCATTCATAGGCAACAGAGGGGAGCTCCATAAATGAGGAAGACTGAACCACTCAATCACCTCATGGTGGGGGGGATGCTCAGAGTTGGACTGGACCATTCTGAGGAGTGGGCATGATCTAGATCACATCAATCCTTCTTGCATATGGCGCAGAGCTGGACTGTTGCGGGGAGGCGCTGCATTGCTCAGGGGCAGGACTTACCAGGTGGGAGTTTGGTGTGCCCTGTCTCATTGGAAGCAGCGCCCCAGCAGTAGGGTGCAGCAGACCAcagtgggtggggtgggtggtaCTACGGGGCTGGCATGGTGCCTGGGGgaacctaaaagaaaaaagccagtTAGAGGTGGGATCTCCCAAGCTGGAGAATTTTCCTATGCCCCCTGTCCCCTTATTGAGGAGAAACCTGGCTCTGGTGGTCAGATGGGATGAGAGAATCTGTTTCCATGGCAACCAGAAAAAGCCAACCCAAGAGTGGTCCTCCAGCCTTCCCCTTTAGGAAGCAGCCTGGACCAGGGAGTGAGGGGAGCATGCTACAGCATCTGCGTTAAGTCCACAGTGGACACCCAACCCATGATCCCTCTTCTGACTGGACCCTCCTGCTGAGAGTCCTTGGCCCCAGGGTAGCCCTAACTGCCTCTGATATCTGCACCCAGGTCAGCTTCAGTCCTGGCCTCAGGCTCACAGAAACTCTTCCTTCAGTTCTGCCTCCTCCCTAACCTTATCAAGACACCAGACAACCCCACCTTCTGGACTCtagcccctctccttccctcaggCTGGTGCAGGCAGGTCTTGGTGAGCAGCACAGGTGGCCAGACTAGATGAACGGGCCCAGCAGGGAGGAGTCTTCCTCCTCAGCAAGGACTGTGACTCTGGGCCTGGGTCTGGAAGTAGCCTCTGCTGCAAGCCTCCCTTCCATCAACCCATCAAGGCCATATCCTGTTTCTCCATCACCTCCTTCCTCTAAGTGGCCCAATTAGGTGATAGAggcccactccctcccctcctaACTTTCAGAGACAAGAAGTTAGGTGTCTAGGTCCAGGGCCAAGAATCTGGTGTCCATCCAGGGGTCAGACCTAAGTCTGCCTCACCTCAAACTCACTCCTCAGGGACCTATGTTTTCTGCCCTCTTAGCCATAGTTCTCTGCCCTTAAGCACCCAGACACTTGGGCTCCCAGTCTAGCCTCTCCGCTCCCTGTCCTTccagcccccatccttccccctgccccagaggctcaggcctccagcccccagcctccaTGATGCAATGTGCTGCAAGCTGCCTCAGCTGCTGATGACACTGCCCCCAGGGGAGGTGCTATTTCTGACCCATGCAAGGCCCCTCACCTGGCCAGGGTAGTGGTCAGCTGCAGGCTAGGGAGGCCAGGCAGGCAAGGTCCTTCTGCTGGAGAAGGGAGCTTGAGGCTGGAACCCTCCAGGACAGGGACACTCAGAATGTGAGACCAGAGAGTGAgtgagtaagagagagagagagagagaaacagagagaaacagagagagagggagagagagagagagagagggaaacagagagagagaaagagaaagagagagagagagagagaaacagagagagagaaacagagagagagagagagaaagagagagagagagagagtgagtgtgtgtgtgtgtgttagtctGTAGCATTTGTATTTGTGGTTGTGTTGGGGAAGAAGGGGATGCTGGGGAGGGGCCTTAGGACAGACCAAGAGGAGAAGTGAGGGGCAGCCAAGGGGGTCAGCCAAGGGGGTCAGCGGGGTGTGTATGGGGTGTCTGGACACCAGAGTGGGGGAGGGGCCAACAGCCATTTAAAGGGCCAGCCCCAGAGCTTTAATCCCTCACCAGCCCTGGCCCCAAGCCGGAGGCTGTAATTCATCTGTCCAAcagctggggtgggtgtgtgtgttgggggggggggacatGTGGACGGGaagggggagctgggggaggggctggggctttCTTGTGCACAGAGCCAAACAACAAAAGGGGAAGCTGAAGGGCCAGCTCCAGTGTGCCCAGGACAGGCTGCTGACGTGCAGACCTGCCGGTGGCCCCCACCTGGTGGCCGACAGACTCCGTAGTTTAGACTCAAGGATTCTTGGCCAAGGAGTCCATGAACCCAAAGGTGGGGCCCTGGAGAAGGCCCAGGTTGAGTGCCCCCCAGGCAAGCTGTCACCCCTCCGTGCAGGTCCCATCCGCAGCACTGTCCCAGACCTGGCAGGCCCCGAAACAGATTCAGCCTCAAATGCCCTGCTCGCCAGCCAAGCCTCCCCAGACAAGGCCTGCCGGCTCCCCCCTCCCGCTGGCGCAGGGTGGCAGCGGCCACACCGAGGCTGTCCCTTTAAATCATTACCACCCCTGATTGTGTGGACGAACAGAGGGCCCTGCCCCCCAGGCAGAGGCTTGCCACCTACCCCCACGAGTCCCCAGAAATGTGAGGGCCATTTAAAGGGACAACAGAGAGGCAGCCGGGTCTCTaaccgtccccgcccccaccccaaacACACTCACAGACCCTTTCGCCCGCGACACATAGCCCCTTGCCCCTCCAGAGGGCCCCCCAAATTCCggttctctccccacccctagaGACTGCTAGAAGGAGAAAGGGGCCAGAGTTGGGGGGCGGGGAACTGGGGAAACGAGAAAAGGACAGGGACTCCCTCCTTCCTCAGAGCCCCAGGGGACAGGTCGGAAGGAAAGCAAAGCCTGGAGAAGCAGCGAGACAGAGCCCCGAAAGGTGCCGCGGGCAGACCTGGGGCGCACAGGCTGTCGGTCGAGGGGAAGGGAGTTGGGCTGCACGAGACAGCGGCGCGGCCAGCGGGCGACTAGCCCAAGTGGGGAGATGGAACAAGGAGGGCCGGGGGCAAAGAGGCAAGGCCGGGGGAAACGGGGAGACGGAACCGGGGAAAGGGGTCATCtgggagggtgtggaggaaaaccCGAGAGGGGAGGGCGAGCCAGGCCGGGGTTACCTGCTGGGTGTCTGTCCCCCGGCGGTGCCCCCGGAGTCCGGGTAGGGAGGGGGGGGagcagcgggggggggggagtgggggctgggggggcgggggagacggtccctcctctgcctcctgggcCTGCCCCGGCGCTTGcagcctctgcctccctccctcctcctccccgtcCCTGAGTCCCGGAGTCAAACAAAGAACTGTAGCAGGctctccccaaccccctccctcccccctcctcctcctcctcctcctcctcctcctcctcctcctccacctcctcctcctcctcctcct
This sequence is a window from Pseudorca crassidens isolate mPseCra1 chromosome 19, mPseCra1.hap1, whole genome shotgun sequence. Protein-coding genes within it:
- the KDM6B gene encoding lysine-specific demethylase 6B isoform X2, whose protein sequence is MHRAVDPAGARAAREAFALGGLSCAGAWSSCPPHPPPRSAWLPGGRCSASIGQPPLPAPLPPSHGSSSGHPNKPYYAPGTPTPRPLHGKLESLHGCVQALLREPAQPGLWEQLGQLYESEHDSEEAVRCYHSALRYGGSLAELGPRVGRLQQAQLWNFHAASCQHRPKVLPPLEQVWNLLHLEHKRNYGAKRGGPPVKRAAEPPVVQPMPPAALSGPSGEEGLSPGGKRRRGCNSEQTGLPPGLPLPPPPLPPAPPPPGLATSPPFQLTKPGLWSTPHGDAWGPERKGSAPPERQEQRHSLPHPYPYPAPAYPVHPPGHRLVPAAPPGPRPPGAESHGCPPATRPPGSDLRESRVQRSRMDSSVSPAATTACVPYAPSRPPGPPGTTTSSSSSSSNPGLRGVEPSPGIPGADHYQTPALEVSSHQGRLGPSAHSSRKPFLAAPAATPHLSLPPGPSSPPPPPCPRLLRPPPPPAWLKGPACRAAREDGEILDELFFGAEGRPRPPPPPLPHREGFLGPPAPRFSVGTQDSHTPPAPPTTSSSNSGSHSSSPTGPVSFPTPSYLARSMDPLPRPPSPTLSPQHPPLAPLTLALPPAPPSSCHQNTSGSFRHPESPRPRVSFPKTPEGGPGPSPGPLNKAPQPVPPRVGELPARGPRLFDFPPTPLEDQFEEPAEFKILPDGLANIMKMLDESIRKEEEQQRHEAGVVPPPPLKEPFTSLQPPFPTDTAPATTAATAATTPATQEEEKKPPPALPPPPPLAKFPPPPQPPPTARAPPASPANLLKSLASVLEGQKYCYRGTGAAVPTRPGPLPTTQYSPGSSSGATAPPPTSAAPSAQGSPQPSASSSSQFSTSGGPWARERRAGEEPAPGPMTPAPPPPPLPLPPARSESEVLEEISRACETLVERVGRSTADPADPVDTADRADSGTERLQPPAQAKEESGGVAAAARPGSSKRRQKEHRRHRRACKDSVGRRPREGRAKAKAKAPKEKSRRVLGNLDLQSEEIQGREKARPDLGGASKAKPPVAPGPPPAPAPSVQPTPPAAPVPGKKAREEAPGPLGVSRADMLKLRSLSEGPPKELKIRLIKVESGDKETFIASEVEERRLRMADLTISHCAADVVRASKNAKVKGKFRESYLSPAQSVKPKINSEEKLPREKLNPPTPSIYLESKRDAFSPVLLQFCTDPRNPITVIRGLAGSLRLNLGLFSTKTLVEASGEHTVEVRTQVQQPSDENWDLTGTRQIWPCESSRSHTTIAKYAQYQASSFQESLQEEKESEDEESEEPDSTTGTPPSSAPDPKNHHIIKFGTNIDLSDAKRWKPQLQELLKLPAFMRVTSTGNMLSHVGHTILGMNTVQLYMKVPGSRTPGHQENNNFCSVNINIGPGDCEWFAVHEHYWETISAFCDRHGVDYLTGSWWPILDDLYASNIPVYRFVQRPGDLVWINAGTVHWVQATGWCNNIAWNVGPLTAYQYQLALERYEWNEVKNVKSIVPMIHVSWNVARTVKISDPDLFKMIKFCLLQSMKHCQVQRESLVRAGKKIAYQGRVKDEPAYYCNECDVEVFNILFVTSENGSRNTYLVHCEACARRRSAGLQGVVVLEQYRTEELAQAYDAFTLAPASTSR